In Gigantopelta aegis isolate Gae_Host chromosome 6, Gae_host_genome, whole genome shotgun sequence, the following are encoded in one genomic region:
- the LOC121375936 gene encoding membrane progestin receptor beta-like gives MLSVIGRVPGLFRLQKTLTADQVALLYREPGVLGGYRQAHRSTAYYVASAVQINNETVNVWTHLVGFLLILYRFVYYTDGFQVSDQRLWPLLGFCTCCLLYTGLSVCAHVVHSKSHLVHYTCFQLDYAGIALYAFGGALPIYFDGADTNTRLTFEPVFLPTNLLLSWLCFVCCCFAKLRYRRPYPFRRKLFQVIPFGIHGILNSSMLAPRALRCYHDNCDDPALAIYKDILTLAVLTAITFSTHLPEKMWPGVFDFVGQGHHWFHVLSVLLTLRQCDAAYQDALRHQEAEPAVHLRTLLALVAALCALCVATVVLMRPFVLRRIEQDKLLDKTH, from the coding sequence ATGCTATCAGTGATTGGTCGAGTGCCGGGTCTGTTTCGACTGCAGAAGACCCTGACTGCCGACCAGGTGGCGCTGCTATACCGCGAGCCCGGGGTGCTGGGTGGGTACAGACAGGCTCACCGCAGCACGGCCTACTACGTGGCAAGTGCCGTGCAGATAAACAATGAAACCGTCAACGTCTGGACTCACTTGGTCGGGTTTCTTCTCATACTCTACAGATTCGTCTACTACACTGATGGCTTCCAGGTTTCAGATCAACGACTTTGGCCCCTCTTAGGATTCTGCACGTGCTGTTTACTCTACACAGGGCTTAGTGTCTGCGCACATGTTGTTCATTCCAAGTCGCATCTTGTGCATTACACTTGTTTCCAGTTAGACTACGCTGGTATAGCACTCTACGCCTTTGGAGGGGCTTTACCCATTTACTTTGACGGGGCAGATACCAACACTAGATTAACATTTGAGCCAGTATTTCTGCCCACTAACCTGTTGTTAAGTTGGCTTTGTTTCGTCTGCTGTTGTTTCGCTAAGCTGAGATACAGACGACCGTACCCGTTTCGCAGAAAGCTGTTCCAAGTGATTCCGTTTGGCATTCACGGAATTCTTAACTCTTCCATGTTAGCACCTCGAGCTCTCCGATGTTACCATGACAACTGTGATGACCCAGCTCTAGCTATTTACAAAGACATTCTAACATTGGCTGTGTTAACTGCCATAACATTTTCTACTCATCTTCCAGAAAAGATGTGGCCGGGCGTGTTTGATTTTGTGGGTCAAGGTCATCACTGGTTTCACGTTCTCAGCGTGCTGCTAACTCTGCGACAGTGCGACGCCGCGTACCAGGATGCACTGCGGCACCAAGAGGCGGAGCCCGCGGTTCACCTCCGCACTCTGCTTGCCCTGGTGGCCGCCCTATGTGCGCTGTGTGTGGCCACCGTCGTCCTGATGAGGCCCTTCGTTCTGAGGAGAATCGAGCAGGACAAGCTGCTAGACAAAACTCACTAA
- the LOC121375293 gene encoding uncharacterized protein DDB_G0271670-like yields NSSSSSNSNSNSSSSSSSSSSSSSSSSSSSSSSSSSSSSSSSSSSSSSSSSSSSSSSSSSSSSSSSSSSSSSSSSSSSSSSSSSSSSSSSSSSSSSSSSSSSSRSSNGSSSSSSSRSSNSSSSSSSSSSDSSSSSSSRSSNGSSSSSSSRSSNGSSSSGGSGSGSGSGSRSSNGSSSSSSSSGSSSNSSSSSSSNSSSSSSNSSSSSNSSSSSSSSSSSSSSSNSSSSSSSSSNSSSSSSSSSSSSSSSSSSSSSSSSSSNGSSSSSSSSSSSSSSSSSSSSNSSSSSSSSSSRSSSSSGGSGSGSSSSSSSSSSSSSSSSSSSSSSSSSSSSSSSSNS; encoded by the exons aacagtagtagtagtagtaatagtaatagtaatagtagtagtagtagtagtagtagtagtagtagtagtagtagtagtagtagtagtagtagtagtagtagtagtagtagtagtagtagtagtagtagtagcagcagtagtagtagcagtagtagtagtagtagtagtagtagtagcagtagtagtagtagtagtagtagtagtagtagtagtagtagtagtagtagtagtagtagtagtagtagtagtagtagtagtagtagtagtagtagtagcagtagtagtagtagtagtagtagtagtagtagtagaagtagtaatggtagtagtagtagtagtagtagtagaagtagtaatagtagtagtagtagtagtagtagtagtagcgacagtagtagtagtagtagtagtagaagtagtaatggtagtagtagtagtagtagtagtagaagtagtaatggtagtagtagtagtggtggtagtggtagtggtagtggtagtggtagtagaagtagtaatggtagtagtagtagtagtagtagtagtggtagtagtagcaacagtagtagtagtagtagtagtaatagtagtagtagtagtagtaatagtagtagtagtagtaatagtagtagtagtagtagtagcagtagcagtagtagtagcagcagtaatagtagtagtagtagtagcagcagtagtaatagtagtagtagtagtagtagtagtagtagtagtagtagtagtagtagtagtagtagtagtagtagcagtagtagtagtaatggtagtagtagtagtagtagtagtagcagcagtagtagtagtagtagtagtagtagtagtagtaatagtagtagtagtagtagtagtagtagtagtagaagtagtag tagtagtggtggtagtggtagtggtagtagtagtagtagtagtagtagtagtagtagtagtagtagtagtagtagtagtagtagtagtagtagtagcagtagtagtagtagtagtagtagtaatagt